The Agrococcus carbonis genome has a window encoding:
- a CDS encoding M20/M25/M40 family metallo-hydrolase translates to MRIADDAIDHLIALVRVPTESPEQLPAFHEALRERFPSLFAALEVEQVGDTLLARWPGRSEGASALLMAHQDVVPAPDADAWTHPPYAGHRDATHVWGRGTLDDKGSLVAICVAVEALLEAGFAPERDVWLLFGHDEETMGTGAERAIAELDRRGVRPAWALDEGGAIIEPPIAGVARDVAVVGVAEKGFANVRLRVAQAGGHASTPPAMPATSRLARAIRRLDRLRWPRALPEATLRMLELLGADASGPQGAVLRRVRRARPLVQRILARQDETRAMLSTTAVVTQLAGAAAPNALAEEAVAVVNCRIAVGSSVSETVARMRRAIADDAVEVTVLHGHGPSPESPSSGIGWEDVSAAVGRLRPDVLTVPYVMLGGTDGRHAHRITDRVYRFTPFAMTRSERLTLHARDERIRIDTWLAGCRWYADLIETSC, encoded by the coding sequence GTGCGGATCGCCGACGACGCCATCGATCACCTCATCGCGCTCGTGCGCGTGCCGACCGAGTCGCCCGAGCAGCTGCCCGCCTTCCACGAGGCGCTGCGCGAGCGGTTCCCGAGCCTCTTCGCGGCGCTCGAGGTCGAGCAGGTCGGCGACACGCTGCTCGCGCGCTGGCCCGGCCGCAGCGAGGGCGCGTCGGCGCTGCTCATGGCGCACCAGGATGTCGTGCCCGCACCCGACGCGGACGCCTGGACGCATCCGCCCTATGCCGGGCACCGCGACGCGACCCACGTCTGGGGGCGCGGCACCCTCGACGACAAGGGCTCGCTCGTGGCGATCTGCGTCGCGGTCGAGGCGCTGCTCGAGGCGGGCTTCGCGCCTGAGCGCGACGTGTGGCTGCTCTTCGGCCACGACGAGGAGACGATGGGCACCGGTGCCGAGCGCGCGATCGCCGAGCTCGACCGGCGCGGCGTGCGCCCGGCGTGGGCGCTCGACGAGGGCGGGGCGATCATCGAGCCGCCCATCGCGGGGGTCGCGCGCGACGTCGCGGTCGTCGGGGTCGCCGAGAAGGGCTTCGCCAACGTGCGGCTGCGGGTCGCGCAGGCCGGCGGGCATGCCTCGACGCCGCCCGCGATGCCCGCGACCTCGCGGCTCGCGCGGGCGATCCGGCGGCTCGACCGGCTGCGCTGGCCGCGCGCGCTGCCCGAGGCGACGCTGCGCATGCTCGAGCTGCTCGGGGCGGATGCGTCGGGGCCGCAGGGCGCGGTGCTGCGGCGGGTGCGCCGTGCGCGGCCGCTCGTGCAGCGGATCCTCGCGAGGCAGGACGAGACGCGCGCGATGCTGTCGACGACGGCGGTCGTGACGCAGCTCGCCGGCGCCGCCGCGCCGAACGCGCTCGCGGAGGAGGCGGTCGCGGTCGTGAACTGCCGCATCGCGGTCGGCTCGTCGGTCTCGGAGACCGTCGCGCGGATGCGGCGCGCGATCGCGGACGACGCGGTCGAGGTGACGGTGCTGCACGGTCACGGGCCGAGCCCGGAGAGCCCGTCGTCGGGGATCGGCTGGGAGGACGTGTCGGCGGCCGTCGGCCGGCTGCGGCCGGACGTGCTGACCGTGCCCTACGTCATGCTCGGCGGCACCGACGGGCGGCACGCGCACCGGATCACCGACCGCGTGTACCGCTTCACGCCGTTCGCGATGACCCGATCGGAACGGCTCACGCTGCACGCGCGCGACGAGCGCATCCGCATCGACACGTGGCTCGCGGGCTGCCGCTGGTACGCCGACCTCATCGAGACGAGCTGCTGA
- a CDS encoding N5-glutamine methyltransferase family protein, which produces MDRPEDERGDAVGPMLDDEARALVARLRASGSVFAEEEYAALRAHAEAAADGDEDAAADRLEGFVDRREHGERIEHIVEHARFAELRIHVDFGVFVPRARTVLLASIAAERLREVRDARGEGGRRPRLLDFGCGAGPIAALATHRVPGIEVVAVDNDRYALASAARNLPQARLVLADSIPALVDADARRADGGAPADPTGISASAPFDVVAANLPYVPTSQLPLLPHGTLESEPRAALDGGRDGLDPLGEHALPLAAILADDGILVTELAPHQVDGAIEILEGAGLARVEVHRDDELGATVLVAAR; this is translated from the coding sequence ATGGATCGGCCCGAGGACGAGCGCGGGGATGCCGTGGGCCCCATGCTGGATGACGAGGCGCGCGCGCTGGTCGCGCGGCTGCGCGCGAGCGGCAGCGTGTTCGCCGAGGAGGAGTACGCGGCGCTCCGCGCGCACGCCGAAGCAGCGGCAGATGGCGACGAGGACGCCGCGGCCGATCGCCTCGAGGGCTTCGTCGACCGCCGCGAGCACGGCGAGCGCATCGAGCACATCGTCGAGCACGCGAGGTTCGCCGAGCTGCGCATCCACGTCGACTTCGGCGTCTTCGTGCCCCGCGCGCGCACCGTGCTGCTCGCGAGCATCGCCGCGGAGCGGCTGCGGGAGGTGCGCGACGCGCGGGGCGAGGGAGGCCGCCGGCCGCGGCTGCTCGACTTCGGCTGCGGGGCGGGCCCGATCGCGGCGCTCGCGACCCACCGCGTGCCCGGCATCGAGGTCGTCGCGGTCGACAACGACCGCTATGCGCTCGCGAGCGCCGCGCGCAACCTCCCGCAGGCTCGCCTCGTGCTCGCCGACAGCATCCCCGCGCTCGTCGACGCCGATGCGCGACGCGCGGACGGCGGCGCGCCCGCCGACCCGACCGGCATCAGCGCATCCGCCCCGTTCGACGTCGTCGCCGCGAACCTGCCCTACGTGCCCACCTCGCAGCTGCCGCTGCTGCCGCACGGCACGCTCGAGTCCGAGCCGCGCGCAGCCCTCGACGGCGGTCGCGACGGGCTCGACCCGCTCGGCGAGCACGCGCTGCCGCTCGCGGCGATCCTCGCCGACGACGGCATCCTCGTCACCGAGCTCGCGCCCCACCAGGTCGACGGCGCCATCGAGATCCTCGAGGGCGCCGGTCTCGCCCGCGTCGAGGTGCACCGCGACGACGAGCTCGGTGCCACCGTGCTCGTCGCGGCCCGCTGA
- a CDS encoding tryptophan 2,3-dioxygenase, which produces MAVEHNTREIEEGVVTDLRERMSYGSYLGLDTLLASQHPVSDPEHHDELLFIIQHQTTELWLKLVIHELDDARTLLAADDLGAALKRIARVKHIQEVLTQQWSVLATLTPTEYAQFRGSLASASGFQSAQYRQVEFALGNKHEQMLKVFEASPAEHAALEAELHRPSLYDEFLRHLARAGHAVPTEILERDVTKAHVYNEALVPVLQAIYESAGEQTDAVHWRAYEACEELVDLEDNFQFWRFRHLRTVTRTIGMKRGTGGSSGVGFLQRALELTFFPELYAVRTRIGA; this is translated from the coding sequence GTGGCCGTCGAGCACAACACCCGCGAGATCGAGGAGGGCGTCGTCACTGACCTGCGCGAGCGCATGTCGTACGGCTCCTACCTGGGGCTCGACACGCTGCTGGCGAGCCAGCACCCGGTGAGCGATCCCGAGCACCACGACGAGCTGCTGTTCATCATCCAGCACCAGACGACCGAGCTGTGGCTCAAGCTCGTCATCCACGAGCTCGACGACGCGCGCACGCTGCTCGCTGCCGACGACCTGGGGGCGGCGCTCAAGCGCATCGCGCGCGTCAAGCACATCCAGGAGGTGCTCACGCAGCAGTGGTCGGTGCTCGCGACCCTCACGCCCACCGAGTACGCGCAGTTCCGCGGCTCGCTCGCGAGCGCCTCCGGGTTCCAGTCGGCGCAGTACCGGCAGGTGGAGTTCGCGCTCGGCAACAAGCACGAGCAGATGCTCAAGGTGTTCGAGGCGAGCCCCGCCGAGCACGCGGCGCTCGAGGCCGAGCTGCACCGGCCGAGCCTCTACGACGAGTTCCTGCGCCACCTCGCGCGAGCCGGCCACGCGGTGCCGACCGAGATCCTCGAACGCGACGTCACGAAGGCGCACGTCTACAACGAGGCGCTCGTGCCGGTGCTGCAGGCGATCTACGAGAGCGCGGGCGAGCAGACGGATGCGGTGCACTGGCGCGCGTACGAGGCGTGCGAGGAGCTCGTCGACCTCGAGGACAACTTCCAGTTCTGGCGCTTCCGGCACCTCCGCACCGTCACCCGCACGATCGGGATGAAGCGCGGCACCGGCGGCTCGAGCGGCGTCGGCTTCCTCCAGCGCGCGCTCGAGCTGACGTTCTTCCCCGAGCTCTACGCCGTCCGCACCCGGATCGGGGCGTGA